GCCTGCATAATGTGAGTTGTAATATTGTCCTTTGAAACAAGACCTGTAAATTCGAGTTTGTAAACGTTTGAAGTTTTTTCCGGATCGTCCTTGATAATCTTTTTTGCAAGTGTGATAAGCGGATTCTGCAGCGGTAAAAGAACGATAGTAGAAAGAGTTTTGAAAACTGTATGCAGCATTGAAATACGGATTGCAATATTTGAATGCTGTCCGCCAGGTGTAAGCATCATCACTAAATCCAGGAACGGATGGAAGAAGATAAGTGCAAGTACAGTACCAAACACGTTGAACATAACGTGAATCATAGCTGAACGGCGTGCATCTGCATTTGCTCCAAGAGAAGCAAGTACCGCATCAATAGTAGAACCGATGTTACTACCAAGTGTCATAGCAGCAGCCATATCCCAGCTTACAAGTCCGTTATAAGCCATTGTGATTACGATTGCAGAAAAAGCTGAAGAAGAATGCAGAAGTGCTGTAATCAGAATACCAACTACAAAGCCAATTAAAATTGCAGCAGGACCTGTACCCTGAATCTTAAAGAGCCATCCAAGCTGTTCAGGAGTGAATACATCAGAAAGTCCGCTCAAACCAAGGAAGAGCATACCGAATCCCATGAGAGCTTCAGCCCAGTTTCTGTAACGGCCCTTTCTTAGAATTGAAAGAAAATATCCGGCACCAAAAACCGGAATGGCAAATGCTGATATTTTGAAATTAAATCCGAAGATTGCAACAATCCATGCAGTGATTGTAGTACCAATATTTGCACCAAAAATTACACCTACTGACTGTGCAAGAGTCATAAGTCCGGCATTGACGAAGGTAACAACCATTACAGTTGTGGCACCCGATGACTGAACAATCATCGTAACGAAAAGTCCGGTTAAAAGGGAAGCAAAACGGTTTCCTGTAAGAACAGAGAGAGCACGCTGCAGGCGTTCTCCAGCACTCTTCTGGATACCGTCACTCATCAGCTTCATTCCA
The Treponema bryantii DNA segment above includes these coding regions:
- a CDS encoding Na/Pi cotransporter family protein, whose translation is MNVIQPVLELVGSLGFLLYGMKLMSDGIQKSAGERLQRALSVLTGNRFASLLTGLFVTMIVQSSGATTVMVVTFVNAGLMTLAQSVGVIFGANIGTTITAWIVAIFGFNFKISAFAIPVFGAGYFLSILRKGRYRNWAEALMGFGMLFLGLSGLSDVFTPEQLGWLFKIQGTGPAAILIGFVVGILITALLHSSSAFSAIVITMAYNGLVSWDMAAAMTLGSNIGSTIDAVLASLGANADARRSAMIHVMFNVFGTVLALIFFHPFLDLVMMLTPGGQHSNIAIRISMLHTVFKTLSTIVLLPLQNPLITLAKKIIKDDPEKTSNVYKLEFTGLVSKDNITTHIMQAEKAIADMTDVVTDMFDKIQIGVTKRNSDFIEKHAEASELAEDYADQMHEQITHYLIKCESLQVTEKQLNHISNMIQIVDELENMSDSCYGTIMLIIRSIEKKMKFQSEDMERLLPYIELARQFLQFIRININKQLTAEKLELARELEDGIDAFRKDLKKVARKRLEGGADVKSELLYIDIVRTIEHIGDNCFNISEILTNG